The Labrus mixtus chromosome 16, fLabMix1.1, whole genome shotgun sequence genome window below encodes:
- the LOC132991551 gene encoding leucine-rich repeat and immunoglobulin-like domain-containing nogo receptor-interacting protein 1 isoform X2, whose product MFEKIAVHGWLCWGALYLLAAGVSLTSETRWPCPQPCRCNTVLLEANCSHRQLITVPDGLPKDAKLLNLTHNKIKALAQQQFQSLTHILHLDLSDNDLVLIEVEAFLGLQNLLTLHLARNHLKFLPVRAFAGLPKLKILDISSNDILVFLDFTFRDLPALQFLTAADNDVVFISSQAFTGLASLQELHLDGCNLTAVPTEALTQLGGLRSLFLYRLGLTTLLNYSFRHLERLKELVISDCPWLETLSGKSLFGLNLTSLTIQHANLSAVPYIPLHHLVYLVFLDLSFNPITYIHGNQLGDLLRLRELHLVGGSLLRIEIGAFRGLLYLSVLNVSRNLLTTLERGAFQSVGTLRNLGLDNNPLACDCRLLWLVQIRPNLDLGGNSPICTASVHFQGLNFLDLGEDELPGLLTCRPARILNMKRQEVRVDQGHTVVFHCNAEGDPVPSVYWLNPQLKPVSSTGRIWALSNGSLEIRFAQPQDSGTYHCVASNAAGNSSLPASLQVRAFPKSFRHPSHLKGWFFPSGVNGNQKPPIDLKTLLIAVTIGLMSFFSSVSVCFIFMFFWSKSKGQIKHTATIAYVPRRAMSSSKGGAGNHTETSRFTMKLI is encoded by the coding sequence ATGTTTGAGAAGATTGCAGTCCATGGATGGCTGTGCTGGGGAGCTCTGTACCTATTAGCAGCAGGAGTGTCATTAACATCGGAAACACGCTGGCCGTGCCCTCAGCCCTGCCGCTGCAACACTGTGCTGCTGGAGGCAAACTGCTCTCATCGGCAACTTATCACAGTGCCTGACGGTCTCCCAAAAGACGCCAAACTACTCAACTTAACACATAACAAGATCAAGGCGCTGGCTCAGCAACAGTTCCAGTCGttaacacacattttacacctTGATTTGTCAGATAATGATTTGGTTTTAATTGAAGTTGAAGCTTTCCTCGGCTTGCAAAATCTACTAACTCTGCATCTCGCTCGCAACCACCTTAAGTTCCTTCCTGTTAGAGCGTTTGCTGGGTTGCCAAAACTGAAAATTCTGGACATAAGCAGCAATGACATCCTGGTTTTTCTGGATTTTACTTTCCGTGACTTGCCCGCTTTGCAGTTTTTAACAGCAGCAGATAATGATGTAGTTTTCATCTCTTCTCAAGCTTTTACTGGACTAGCAAGTCTGCAAGAGCTTCACCTTGATGGCTGCAACCTCACTGCCGTGCCGACAGAGGCCCTTACACAGCTCGGAGGGTTGAGAAGTCTTTTTCTTTACCGACTGGGTCTCACCACGCTGCTGAATTACTCTTTCCGACATCTAGAGCGTCTAAAAGAGCTCGTCATTTCTGATTGCCCTTGGCTCGAGACCCTCTCAGGAAAAAGTCTCTTTGGCCTAAACCTAACATCTCTGACCATTCAACACGCTAACCTCAGTGCTGTCCCTTACATACCTCTTCATCATCTTGTATATCTTGTATTCCTCGACCTTTCTTTTAATCCAATCACTTACATCCATGGGAACCAGCTCGGTGATCTGCTGCGCCTCCGAGAGCTTCATCTGGTTGGGGGTTCGTTGCTTCGTATTGAAATCGGAGCATTCAGGGGTTTGTTGTATCTGAGTGTGCTGAATGTATCCAGAAATCTTCTCACCACGCTGGAGAGAGGAGCTTTTCAGTCAGTGGGAACTCTCAGAAATCTGGGACTTGATAACAACCCCCTAGCATGTGACTGCCGTTTGTTGTGGCTGGTGCAAATACGACCAAATCTAGATTTGGGTGGTAATTCACCAATTTGCACTGCCTCAGTCCACTTCCAGGGTTTGAATTTTCTAGACCTCGGAGAAGATGAACTCCCAGGTTTGCTTACATGTCGACCGGCCCGTATTCTAAACATGAAACGTCAAGAAGTGAGAGTGGATCAGGGACACACTGTGGTGTTTCACTGCAATGCAGAAGGTGACCCTGTGCCATCTGTCTACTGGCTGAACCCACAGCTAAAACCTGTATCATCCACAGGGAGAATATGGGCTCTCTCTAATGGCTCGCTGGAGATTCGCTTTGCTCAACCTCAAGACAGTGGCACGTATCACTGTGTGGCATCCAACGCAGCAGGAAATTCCAGCCTGCCTGCCAGTCTGCAAGTTCGAGCCTTTCCAAAGTCTTTTAGACACCCCTCTCATCTCAAAGGCTGGTTCTTCCCCTCAGGTGTGAATGGAAATCAGAAACCACCAATTGATTTAAAGACATTACTGATAGCAGTAACCATTGGGCTTATGTCATTTTTTagttctgtgagtgtgtgcttcaTTTTCATGTTCTTCTGGAGTAAGAGTAAAGGGCAGATCAAGCACACAGCCACCATTGCATACGTGCCACGAAGAGCCATGTCAAGTAGTAAAGGAGGGGCGGGAAACCATACAGAGACGAGCAGGTTCACCATGAAACTAATATGA
- the LOC132991551 gene encoding leucine-rich repeat and immunoglobulin-like domain-containing nogo receptor-interacting protein 1 isoform X1 — MSLSLMQVDLQMFEKIAVHGWLCWGALYLLAAGVSLTSETRWPCPQPCRCNTVLLEANCSHRQLITVPDGLPKDAKLLNLTHNKIKALAQQQFQSLTHILHLDLSDNDLVLIEVEAFLGLQNLLTLHLARNHLKFLPVRAFAGLPKLKILDISSNDILVFLDFTFRDLPALQFLTAADNDVVFISSQAFTGLASLQELHLDGCNLTAVPTEALTQLGGLRSLFLYRLGLTTLLNYSFRHLERLKELVISDCPWLETLSGKSLFGLNLTSLTIQHANLSAVPYIPLHHLVYLVFLDLSFNPITYIHGNQLGDLLRLRELHLVGGSLLRIEIGAFRGLLYLSVLNVSRNLLTTLERGAFQSVGTLRNLGLDNNPLACDCRLLWLVQIRPNLDLGGNSPICTASVHFQGLNFLDLGEDELPGLLTCRPARILNMKRQEVRVDQGHTVVFHCNAEGDPVPSVYWLNPQLKPVSSTGRIWALSNGSLEIRFAQPQDSGTYHCVASNAAGNSSLPASLQVRAFPKSFRHPSHLKGWFFPSGVNGNQKPPIDLKTLLIAVTIGLMSFFSSVSVCFIFMFFWSKSKGQIKHTATIAYVPRRAMSSSKGGAGNHTETSRFTMKLI; from the coding sequence atgtctctctctctcatgcaggTAGATCTCCAGATGTTTGAGAAGATTGCAGTCCATGGATGGCTGTGCTGGGGAGCTCTGTACCTATTAGCAGCAGGAGTGTCATTAACATCGGAAACACGCTGGCCGTGCCCTCAGCCCTGCCGCTGCAACACTGTGCTGCTGGAGGCAAACTGCTCTCATCGGCAACTTATCACAGTGCCTGACGGTCTCCCAAAAGACGCCAAACTACTCAACTTAACACATAACAAGATCAAGGCGCTGGCTCAGCAACAGTTCCAGTCGttaacacacattttacacctTGATTTGTCAGATAATGATTTGGTTTTAATTGAAGTTGAAGCTTTCCTCGGCTTGCAAAATCTACTAACTCTGCATCTCGCTCGCAACCACCTTAAGTTCCTTCCTGTTAGAGCGTTTGCTGGGTTGCCAAAACTGAAAATTCTGGACATAAGCAGCAATGACATCCTGGTTTTTCTGGATTTTACTTTCCGTGACTTGCCCGCTTTGCAGTTTTTAACAGCAGCAGATAATGATGTAGTTTTCATCTCTTCTCAAGCTTTTACTGGACTAGCAAGTCTGCAAGAGCTTCACCTTGATGGCTGCAACCTCACTGCCGTGCCGACAGAGGCCCTTACACAGCTCGGAGGGTTGAGAAGTCTTTTTCTTTACCGACTGGGTCTCACCACGCTGCTGAATTACTCTTTCCGACATCTAGAGCGTCTAAAAGAGCTCGTCATTTCTGATTGCCCTTGGCTCGAGACCCTCTCAGGAAAAAGTCTCTTTGGCCTAAACCTAACATCTCTGACCATTCAACACGCTAACCTCAGTGCTGTCCCTTACATACCTCTTCATCATCTTGTATATCTTGTATTCCTCGACCTTTCTTTTAATCCAATCACTTACATCCATGGGAACCAGCTCGGTGATCTGCTGCGCCTCCGAGAGCTTCATCTGGTTGGGGGTTCGTTGCTTCGTATTGAAATCGGAGCATTCAGGGGTTTGTTGTATCTGAGTGTGCTGAATGTATCCAGAAATCTTCTCACCACGCTGGAGAGAGGAGCTTTTCAGTCAGTGGGAACTCTCAGAAATCTGGGACTTGATAACAACCCCCTAGCATGTGACTGCCGTTTGTTGTGGCTGGTGCAAATACGACCAAATCTAGATTTGGGTGGTAATTCACCAATTTGCACTGCCTCAGTCCACTTCCAGGGTTTGAATTTTCTAGACCTCGGAGAAGATGAACTCCCAGGTTTGCTTACATGTCGACCGGCCCGTATTCTAAACATGAAACGTCAAGAAGTGAGAGTGGATCAGGGACACACTGTGGTGTTTCACTGCAATGCAGAAGGTGACCCTGTGCCATCTGTCTACTGGCTGAACCCACAGCTAAAACCTGTATCATCCACAGGGAGAATATGGGCTCTCTCTAATGGCTCGCTGGAGATTCGCTTTGCTCAACCTCAAGACAGTGGCACGTATCACTGTGTGGCATCCAACGCAGCAGGAAATTCCAGCCTGCCTGCCAGTCTGCAAGTTCGAGCCTTTCCAAAGTCTTTTAGACACCCCTCTCATCTCAAAGGCTGGTTCTTCCCCTCAGGTGTGAATGGAAATCAGAAACCACCAATTGATTTAAAGACATTACTGATAGCAGTAACCATTGGGCTTATGTCATTTTTTagttctgtgagtgtgtgcttcaTTTTCATGTTCTTCTGGAGTAAGAGTAAAGGGCAGATCAAGCACACAGCCACCATTGCATACGTGCCACGAAGAGCCATGTCAAGTAGTAAAGGAGGGGCGGGAAACCATACAGAGACGAGCAGGTTCACCATGAAACTAATATGA